A single Orcinus orca chromosome 2, mOrcOrc1.1, whole genome shotgun sequence DNA region contains:
- the BATF gene encoding basic leucine zipper transcriptional factor ATF-like: protein MPHSSDSSDSSFSRSPPPSKQDSSDDVRKVQRREKNRIAAQKSRQRQTQKADTLHLESEDLEKQNAALRKEIKQLTEEVKYFTSVLSSHEPLCSVLAPSAPSPPEVVYSAHAFHQPHVSSPRFQP, encoded by the exons ATGCCTCACAGCTCCGACAGCAGTGACTCCAGCTTCAGCCGCTCTCCGCCCCCCAGCAAACAG GACTCATCTGATGATGTGAGAAaagttcagagaagggagaaaaatcgCATTGCTGCCCAGAAGAGCAGGCAGAGGCAGACACAGAAAGCTGACACCCTCCATCTG GAGAGTGAAGACCTGGAGAAACAGAATGCAGCGCTGCGGAAGGAGATCAAACAGCTCACGGAGGAGGTGAAGTACTTCACGTCGGTGCTGAGCAGCCACGAGCCCCTGTGCTCCGTGCTGGCCCCCAGCGCGCCCTCGCCCCCCGAGGTGGTGTACAGCGCCCACGCCTTCCACCAGCCTCACGTCAGCTCCCCGCGCTTCCAGCCCTGA